A stretch of DNA from Prosthecobacter debontii:
GTTCATCCGGGGTGAGCTTATGTTCGCTTTTACCATCGTGGAAGGTCGTTGCGGCGACATGCACGCTGCGGACGGAGAAGTTAATCCCGGCAGCAAGCCCCATGGTGGCGGCGATGACGCGGAGTTGCCCGGCTTTGGCCAGCGGCTCGATCACCCCGGCTCGGGCGGCGTAAGACAAACCGCTGTGGTGATAGGCCACGCGCTTTTCCAGCAGCGAGCTCAGTTCCTTACCGCAGACGCCTCGTTGTTCGGGGGTGAGTTCCAGCGGTTCACCCGCCGGTAAATCCGCGGCCAATCTGCGAGCGATGGCTTCAGCCTCTTTTCGGCGCGGTGAGAAAATCAGCAAGGGCGCCAGATCCGCCAGCATGACGGCAGCGGCAAACTTCGGCCAAAAATGCTCGAAATGCCGTGCCATGCGTTGGGGCAGCGCCTCCCAGGGAGCTTCCTCCAGCGGCACCGGGCGTTCCTTGGTCTGCACCACCTCCGCCGAGCGGCCAAGACGGCGCATCCAGCCGACGACATCTTCAGGATTGGCCACCGAACCGCTGAGCAGGAGCAGGCGTGTTTGGGGGGGAGCCAGGGCAATCGCTGCCTCATAATGACTGCCGCGGCTGGTGTCAGCAATCATCTGATACTCGTCAATCACCAGGAGAGCCGGGCCCTCCCCCCGGACCAGCCTTTCAAGCTGTGTCTCAAGCGTGGCCACCACCACTGGAGCCCCGGTGTTTTCGGAGACATCTCCGGTGGCGATCCCGACATTCCAGCGTGCTTCCTTCCACTCGGCATACTTGTCGTTGGCCAGCGCCCGTGTCGGCACGGTGTAAATAGCTTGGCCAGTCAGGGAGCGTGATTGATGCAAAAGCTCGAAGACGAAGGTCTTGCCCGCGCCGGTAGGGGCACTCACGACAACGTCGGTTCCCTCCCGCAGCAGGTTCACCGCCTGATGTTGCCAAAGGTCAGGGAGCTTGAGGGTATTGAGCGAAGGAAGCATCAGGAGGCTGTCTTGGAATACGAAGAAGAGCGGCTCAGCGCAAGCGACCTCCTCGAAGAGAAACGCGTCTGTCCCGCCATGTAGAACTTTTTCATTTTGTCGCCAAGCGGGGTCTGAGGGAAAGGTAAGGAACTCAAAACCAGCGGGTTGATGAAGGCTCCGGCCCTTGGCGACGAGGCTCAAAATGCGCGCGACATCCTGTCATGAGCCACCTTGAAAAGGTCGCACGATCGGAGAACCACCATGCCGCGAGGAGGCGAATCAATGAGTCCGTTTTCAAGAGCAAATTGAAGCACTAAGTAGTTGATAAATTTATATAAAATATAAATATTTAATTAAAATCAGAGGGTTTGTTTATCGTTTTGATCCATGAAGGCCACCTTTCAAGCTGCTGAACCCGTCCCTCTGGAGACCTCGAGAGTGCGTAAGGCGCGGCAGCATCCCCGGCCGGGCAGGATTTGGATGGTGTCCCTGGTCTTGGCTTTGTCTTGGATCGGCCTGATGACCTTCGTGGTGAGCGGCTGCCTGCTGCTTGGACAGGGGGCTGCCCATTATGGATGGCTGGCTCTCAGTGGGTTAGGTTTATTTGTCGGGATGCGCGTCGTTGGCTTTTTATTCGCGCAGCGGCTGCACTGCACACTCTGTCACGGCACGGTTTTGCAGGAAAAGCGTTGCCATAAACACGCGGAAGCTCAGCGAATCCCACCTCTCTCTTACCGCAGTTCCGCCGTCCTCTCCGTCCTGTTCACGGGCACTTTTCGCTGCATGTATTGCGGCACCCCTTATCGCCTGCGGAAATAAAAGCGGTATTTCCCCTCAAAAGGGGGCAGGAATCCGGTTTTGCAAAAGATGATGCGACGTGTATGCTCGCCGTTCGTAATTAGTTTCGTTCCTATTTGATCCATCCTCATGTCAGACGACCCAACACCCAAAAACGAGAGCCCGAACCGGCGTAATCAAGAGCCGCAGTTCAATTGGAGGGGCTTTCTCCTCCTCGCCATGGCCGTCTTGTTGATGGGATCAGCTTACATGGCCAGCCAGCAGACTGCGGGTTCGCAAAACATCTCCTACAAGGAGTTTCGCGACCTTGTCGAAAACGATAAGATCGACAAGAGCAAAGACCTTGAGCTGATTCAGCAAGACACGACCACGGCGGAATTCATCGAAGGTTATGCCTTCCGTTCTGCCCCGACTACAAGCGAGACGAAGCCCGTCTTGGCCCCTGCCGTTGACGAAAAAGCCGCCCCAGGCTCCGTGAAGTTCAGCGTGCCAGTCAGCATCCAGTATCAGAAAGAAGAGCTGCAGAAGCTCATGGAGTCCAAAGGGCTCGTGCTGGTCCCTAAATATAAGAACAACCAGTGGAGCACCTTGCTGGTGTCCATGCTGCCTATCCTGGTGCTGTTGCTCCTGCTATACTTCCTCGTGCGCCAGCAGATCAAGAGCGCAGGTCGCGGAGCTTTGAGCTTCGGCAAAAGCAAGGCCAAGATGCTCTCCCAAGATCGCAACAAGGTCACCTTCAAGGACGTGGCCGGTGTGGAAGAAGCGAAGGAAGAAGTCAGCGAACTCGTCGAGTTCCTCAAGGATCCTAAGCGCTTCCAGAAACTGGGCGGCAAGATCCCAAAAGGTGTCTTGATGGTGGGCTCTCCTGGAACAGGGAAAACCCTCCTGGCACGTGCCATTGCCGGCGAGGCCGATGTGCCTTTCTTCAGCATCAGCGGTTCTGATTTCGTCGAAATGTTCGTCGGGGTCGGTGCCAGCCGTGTGCGTGACATGTTTGAGCAGGGCAAAAAGAATGCTCCGTGCTTGATCTTCATTGATGAGATCGATGCCGTTGGCCGCCATCGTGGTCATGGCATGGGGGGAGGTCACGATGAGCGTGAGCAGACCCTCAACGCCTTGCTCGTGGAAATGGACGGTTTCGATACCCAGGAGGGCATCATCATCATCGCCGCAACCAACCGCCCTGATGTGCTCGACCCCGCCCTGCTGCGTCCAGGCCGCTTTGACCGTCAGGTCACCGTCAGCCTGCCCGATGTCAAAGGCCGTGAGGAAATTCTCAATGTGCATGCTAAGCGTGTGAAGCTGAATGAAACGGCGGATCTCTCCAAGATCGCCCGCGGCACCCCAGGCTTCTCCGGCGCTGAATTGGCCAACGTCATCAACGAAGCTGCTCTGCTCGCAGCCCGTAAAAATCTGAAGTCCATCGGCACGCCTGAGTTGGAAGAGGCTCGTGACAAGGTCCGCTGGGGTCGTGAGCGTCGTAGCCTCGCACTCAGTGAGAAGGAAAAAGAAAACACCGCCTACCATGAAGCTGGCCACGCCATCCTCATCGAGGTGCTGGAGCATACCGATCCTCTCCATAAGGTGACCATCATTCCTCGCGGTCCATCGTTGGGCTCCACCATGTGGCTGCCTGAAGAAGACAAGTTCACCCATCGTAAGAGCGAACTCCTGGACGATCTCGTGGTCGCCATGGGGGGGCGTGTGGCTGAGGAGATCAAGTTTGGCGACGTGACCAACGGTGCCATGGGCGATATTCGTCAGGCGACCGCCATCGCTCGGAACATGGTTTGTGCCTGGGGCATGAGCGAGAAAATGGGCATGGTGGAATACGGTGAAGGTGAGCAAGCCATCTTCTTGGCTCGTGATCTGGCCCGTAACCGCAACTACAGCGGTGCCACTGCCCAGAAGATCGACGAGGAAGTGAAGCGCCTCATTGATGAAGCCTATGCCAAGGCCAAGGAAATCCTTCTGTATCACCGCTCCAAGCTGGATGCCATCTCCCAGGCTCTCCTTGAGTATGAGACGCTCGATGGCAGCCAGATCAAAGAGATCATGGATCACGGTTACATGATCAACCCGCCGAAGGATAAACCCAAACCCCCAGCACCCCCACCGATTCCTAAAGCCGCCGAGCCTCGTCCAGCAGCTCAGGACGATGAAAACCTGGGCGGCCTCCCTGGTGGTCTGGCTGGTGTGCCGGCTTGATCTCCAAGTGAACTAACCCAATGCCTTTGAGCGGTGTCGGACCTCGTGTTCGACACCGCTTTTTGTTTGGGGCGGGATCTTAATCCTCGCGAAGCGTCCCGGAGTACAGTGGGAAGCGACAGCGCCACACCGCCTTGGCGGTAAAAAGAGGGGAGTCTGAGATGCGAGCCGGTGCGGATGCAGGACTCAAGACGCGTGAGTAAGCAGCCCATGGCGAAA
This window harbors:
- the ftsH gene encoding ATP-dependent zinc metalloprotease FtsH, with the protein product MSDDPTPKNESPNRRNQEPQFNWRGFLLLAMAVLLMGSAYMASQQTAGSQNISYKEFRDLVENDKIDKSKDLELIQQDTTTAEFIEGYAFRSAPTTSETKPVLAPAVDEKAAPGSVKFSVPVSIQYQKEELQKLMESKGLVLVPKYKNNQWSTLLVSMLPILVLLLLLYFLVRQQIKSAGRGALSFGKSKAKMLSQDRNKVTFKDVAGVEEAKEEVSELVEFLKDPKRFQKLGGKIPKGVLMVGSPGTGKTLLARAIAGEADVPFFSISGSDFVEMFVGVGASRVRDMFEQGKKNAPCLIFIDEIDAVGRHRGHGMGGGHDEREQTLNALLVEMDGFDTQEGIIIIAATNRPDVLDPALLRPGRFDRQVTVSLPDVKGREEILNVHAKRVKLNETADLSKIARGTPGFSGAELANVINEAALLAARKNLKSIGTPELEEARDKVRWGRERRSLALSEKEKENTAYHEAGHAILIEVLEHTDPLHKVTIIPRGPSLGSTMWLPEEDKFTHRKSELLDDLVVAMGGRVAEEIKFGDVTNGAMGDIRQATAIARNMVCAWGMSEKMGMVEYGEGEQAIFLARDLARNRNYSGATAQKIDEEVKRLIDEAYAKAKEILLYHRSKLDAISQALLEYETLDGSQIKEIMDHGYMINPPKDKPKPPAPPPIPKAAEPRPAAQDDENLGGLPGGLAGVPA